The genome window TGTGTCATAGCATTTTGTACCGCATTGGCCACCGCCATGATCATCGCAAGATCGTAGATGTTGTACTGTCCAAAACTTCGCTTTCCAACCAATCTCAATCCAATAATGAGAAACAGCGCTACTACGAGGGTACGGGCAGCTAACAAGCTAAGAAAGTAGCGATAGGCAGGTGTCATCTGATCTCCCCCTCTTTAAGGCAGTCGCAAAGCTTTATAATGTCTACGCGTTTTATGCACAACCGACCTGTTCGGCACCACACTGATCGTACCATCCACCTCCAAAACGGCCATGTGAACCTCCTCGAGGCTCTCAATGCCGTGCTCGCGAAGTGCCGCCATCACCTGTTCATGGGTTATTCCCTCCCTTTTAAGATGTCCTTCTACAAACTCACCGTCATTCACTAAAAGGGTAGGTTCTCCAACCAGATGGTGCTCTAACTTCGCCGAGCGCGCCATTAAGAGAGTGAAAAGCCTATTCCAAAACAGCAACGTTGTCGCTGCCACAATGCCGCCTAGTAGAGAGTTATCGTTGCCGACCATCGCGTTTTGCACAGCGTTAGCAAGAACGATGATCAGCACAAGGTCGTAGATATTCATCTGACCAAGCTCGCGCTTGCCCATTAGGCGCAAACCGATCACAAGAAAGAAATAGATGACGGTGGTTTTACCGGCGATAACTAAGCACCCGTAAAGGTCGGGGTGCGAGAACACATCCACAAGCCACTTGATCATAAAGATATACCCCTATCGTTCTGTGCACATCTGAGAGTTTGTCTTTGTGCCTCTTTTCGAGTATATTAGTACGCAACAAACATAAGAGCGTCATCGAAAGCATGCCGAAACTCATTTCAGAGCTACTACCCGTTATAGAGCACACTGTTGTCATCTATCTTTTTTTGATGATTGCGCTACGCATCGCTGGTCGGCATCAAATAGGACAGCTTAGCGTCATTGACCTCGTTGTTCTTATTTTACTCGGTAGTGCGGTAGAAACCGCTATGGTCAATGGGGATACAAGTTTGGCGGCAGGCCTTGTCTGCTCGGCAACGCTTTTACTGCTCAATCGTCTAGCTGCATGGATCGTTCATCGCATTGCCCCACTCAATCGCGAAATTAACGGTGATCCGATCACGTTGGTGAATCAGGGTCGTTTTGTGGAAGAGAATCTTCGGCGAGTGGGTTTAACCCACGAAGACATATTGCAAGCGTTGCGCGCACGTGGCATAGCAGACGTAAGCGAGGCGAAGTATGCGATTATGGAAGTCAACGGCAGCATCACCGTGATACCACGTCATGCAAAGGTTCACCGTAGTTCCCGAACGCCCAAAGAGACGACCTAACAAACCCTCCTTTTGCCTGTATACGCGCGAAAGCCGGAGAGTGTCCTCTCCGGCTTTCAAGTTTTTTAGAACTACCGGGTTTATGGCAGCAAGCCACCTGCTCCTCCTGTAGCCGCTCCACCTTGCTCCGTAGGAACGGCCCCGTTAAGCGCTTGAATGGCCGGGGGGTTATCCGGAATGATTTTTGGTGTAATGAACACCAGAAGGTCCGAATCATTGTTGGTAGTGGAGCGCGAGCGAAAGAGCGTTCCAATGAGTGGAAGATCTCCTAGCAGCGGCACCTTGCTGATGGAGGTGTTGTCTTGTTTGTTGGTAAGCCCGTTGATAACCATAGATTGGCCATTGTAGACGATTCGGGTAACGATGGCCTGTTGAAAGCCAATAATCGGAATACTTCCACCAGCAGGGTTCGTAACGGAACCAAGAATGTTGGAGGAGACGAGCTGTCCTAGCAGCGTGATGGAGTTATCGTTATTGATGTAGGGCGTCACAATAAGCTCGACGGTGACGGGGAAAAGCGTGTAAGATGTGGTAACCACAACGGTACCATTTGGCCCAATCACCGGCGTTTGCGTAATAACAGGCACCTCTTGCACATTTTCGAAAACGGCGGGAACCCCATTCAGCGTACTTGCTGTTGGCGAGGTCAAGACCTTACCTTGTCCTTGGGTCAGTATCCAGCTCAACTGCGTTTGAACATTACCAGCTGCGTACTGAATGAAAGCCGTGTTCGACGCCGAGAAGTTGAGGTTGGCTCCACTGATAAACTGCCCCTTCGCCAAACTCCAGTTAATGCCGAAGGCATTTAGCGCATTTTCGGTAACGGTAACAAACTGTGCGCTTATCAGAATCTGTTTTGGCTTTACATCCAACAAGCGGATAAGCTGACGTAGCTCCTGAATTTGCGCTGGAGTACCACGTACCAACAGGGAGTTATCTGCATCAAGGGCGCTAATGTCGCCAGGCGTCATACCGTTTGGCAAGAGGTTAGAGAGGTTTCCACCGGTGCCAATCTGGCCACCCGCACCGGGAGCGCCGGGAGCACCGGGAGCGCCAGGAGCTTGCCCCCCAGCACCAAACTGACCTCCCGGTCCAAACTGGCCTCCACCGGGGAATCCACCACCGGGGAATCCACCGCCAGGGAATCCTTGCCCACGCCCGAAGAAATCGCTGTCATCGCTGCGATGGGCGCTCTGATCGCTTGTGAGTGGCATGTTACTTACGGCAGGAGGCGTGAAATCGGCCGTTCCGTTATAGCCCTGAATGGGCGCCGAGGGACCTACAGAAACAGCGGGTCCATAGGGTGTGATGAACACCGGCCGATTGCCGGAAGGCACGGGACTGGAGTAGTCTGGCATCTCTTGGTGGAGAAGGTATTTTAACCCTAGCCGACGCACGTACTCTAAAAAGTCGGGTTCATCAGGATTGTTGATGCCGAGAATACGTAGGATGGTGGAAGGCGCCGTGTACTGAAGTTTAATTTTAACGATGTGCTTTTCCTCCGGCTGAGGAGGTAACACCGGTTGTGTTGTCTCTTCCTTCTTAGGCTTTGGCGCGCTCCCTTTCGGCCCAATATGGTAGATACCGTCTTCAACCCATAGATCGGCGCCGGCGGATTGTGCTATCGCCTTCATGATCACGTCTATAGGCTGTTTTACTAAACTGACGTTGACAGGCGAGAAAGGCCGTTCTGGGTCTGTAGTGAGCACCACTTGGAGCCCGGTCTCTTTTTCCAAGAGGTTAACGGCGGATTCTAATGTAACATTCTGAACCTGGAAGGTGATCCGCGATTCGGTGTCGGAGCCGGGTGGAAGCGTCACTTGGGTGGAGGCTCCATCATCGTTGGGCACCGACTGGGCCTTTACAATGCATCCACCTCCACACAAAAACGTCGCTCCCAACACCGCAGCGACGGAGAGAGTGATTCTTGGTCGCACTTGCCTGTGCAAGCTCATGCTAAATGCCCCCCTTGAGACATAGTACCGCCGCATGAAGGTGTGGAGATCTGCGGCGATAGCGTTTATGCGGAATTTCTGAAGTTTTTATTTCGACACAGGAGTTTCCTTTTCCTGCTTTACTCGAGGTACAAGAAAAAAATCTTTTGCGACATAGTCTATCGGCGATGGCTCCCTTCCTAATATTCCACTAATATTCCAGGGAGATCATGAAGGAGGAGAGGAGATTAGGACACCTCTCCTCCAAATTTGGTCGTAAGCTTTGTGGCTGTGGAGTTGCCTAGGGGATATAGCCCCCACCACCGATGCCGCCGAAGCCGCCACCACCAAAGCCACCTAGGCCGCCACCGATGCCGCCAAAACCACCTAGGCCACCAAAGCCGCCCATCATGCCACCACCGAAGCCGCCTAGGCCGCCGCCAAAACCACCTAGGCCACCAAAGCCGCCCATCATGCCACCACCGAAGCCGCCTAGGCCGCCGCCAAAACCACCGCCGAAGCCGCCACCACCAACGGGGTTAGGTCGCATAACCAGTCCGGGCTGGACCGAATAGCCCAGCGCGCTGAAACTGCGGGCACCGAACAGGCCGGCGAAGAAATCGGAGCTCATAATGAAATCCGACGCGCCCTGCAGCTTCACGGGCAGTTGGTAACCTGTAGGATTATTCTCTTCGGTTGTTGTTTCTGTGGTCGTACTTGTGTTCTCATTTTCAACCTTCGGAATGATGCTATAGATGCCATCCTGATAGGTGTAAGTAAGCGGAGGGTTATCGCCGGCGGCTCTTAGCAATGCATCTAGAGCGGTTGTGAAGGGCTTATCTCGTAGATGCAGAGTAACACGAATACCCCGCAGGTTTGGATCGAGAGTGTAGTCAGCTCCAGTTTGGCGGAACAGCAGCTTCAGGGCCGTATACAGATCAACATCTTCCAAGTCTAAAGTCACGGGTTTATTCGCGTTTTGATCGGCAGCTGCACCGGTTGTGGTGCCACCTTGGTCTCCCTGCGCATAACAGTGTGCCGGCACGGTTGCCAAACCCAACGCCAACAGCCCACTCAACGCCACAATTGTCCACTTCTTTGCCAGCATCGCTGGATTCCTCCTCACTAAAGATTGTACTTAATACTAATCGGAACCACCGGGAACATTTCCCCCACCGCCGCCAAATGAAGGGGCACCGGGGCGCGGTAAACCAGGCCGCCCCATTCCTCCCGGGGCGCCGGGGTAGCCCGGGTAGCCCCCATATCCTGGGTAACCCCTATATCCTGGATAGGGGGTGGTGCCCATCGTTTGCGCCGCGGTCTGAAGGTCCGATAGTTTGACGTTTTCCACGAGAATAAGGTTACCTTCGCGCTTTTCAAGCTTCACCGCATCATCGGTAATGGTCAGAACACGATAGTTATCGGAGGTAAGGCTTCCCGGTTTTACGATCTCGCTCTGGCCATTTTGCTCTAAAATAGCATAAATACCGTTGCCTCGCATAATACCTGCAACGCGCCTATCCGGCACCTGCTGGACAACAACCGGTTTCTCAGGTGGGGCTTGCACGGTGGTATCAGCAACCTGAAGCGGCTGTACCTCAGCGAAAACATCGGGAGGCAACGGCTTCTTCTTCCAGGTTACCAAGAAGGGGTCTTGGTGATACTTTCCGGTGATTACCGATGCGACCTGCTGATTTCCTGTGCTACCAGATGTCTGCTGTCTTCCAAGAGCAGCACCACCCATCCCACCAAAAGGCGCTCCGCCCATCGCCGCCGCCGGCCCTCCGGGCCCAAACTTACCCATCCCACCGGGCATGGTAGGAGGAGTTGTTGTCGGTGTCGTTGCCGCAGTCCCACCGGTATCCGAAGACGATTGCCCTCCACCGCAACCGGCTAGTAGGATCAATCCTAGGCCGACGAGGGCGATCTTTCCAACAGCAGGTTCCCAGAGTTGGCTGCCTCTTTTCATTTCCGTTTTCCCCACAATAGATATACCTGTTTTTCTCATTCTGCTGCACCAGCAGAGGTTCCGCCTGCCCCACCACTGGGTGTTGGAGGCATTGGCCTCCCGGCCTTTGGTCCTCCCATGCCGCCCATCGCGGCTCCAGAATACATGCTCATACCCATACCATAGGGCATTCCTCCCATCATGCCCATACCTCCAGCCGCATTTTGGCCAGAAGTCACTTGCAGGCGTGCATCCGGCGGCGGTGGCGGATTATTAGGAATGATATAGAGAGTCAGCGAGTAGGTCAACATCAGCGCAGGACTTTGCCCTTTTAAGCTCACATTATCTACAACCGGCATACCATGCCCTAGCAGATCGGTATTGATTCGTTTCAGGTGGTTCATAGCTGCCTGAAAGCTTTTACACATTACGGTTACCGTCCAACTTTTCCCTTGCTCTGGCAGCGTAATCCCTTTGCTGTAGTTCGCTATGGCGTTTGGATCGGTGGGGAAGGCTGGAATCTGAAACACGGTCAGCAGGGTAATCCCATCGTTCATCTGTGCGTCATACCAGTGTTGCAGCCAGCGGCCCCACTCTTGCGGAATCTTATCGAACCCGCGTAAGGCATAGATCGCGATCAGGTCGCTACTATTATCGTTCTTATGGAACGGGAGGGCTGGCATATAGCGTGCTTGGTTGATCTGCCACGACTCTTGGGCCTGCAGCGCTTGCTTTTGCGTGGTCTCAAGCAAGCGTTTTTCCTGTTCTACCTGCTCTTGGGTACCGCCATTCTGCTCAACAGAGGCGATCTGCGAGTTGGTGTCGTTAATGCGGTTGCGCATCGGGTTAATGAGGGCAAAGTAGAGAACGATCCCCAGTACAAGCGCAACCCCGACTCCGATCCCCAAAATATGCCATTTCGTGAGTTTACTCAGCATCGACTCCCTCCTAATCCGAGCTACCTGGCGCTGTCGCTCCACCTCCAGGCCTACTACCAGTAGGCGGTTGCGACCCCATAGGGCCGCCTGGTCCGAACCCAGGCATACCGGGCATACCCGGCGGCATGCCGTAACCACCAAACCCGGCAGCGCCAGCTCCACCTGCCTGTGCTGCGGGCGGCCATGTGGGCGGTGTTGCGGGCGGCGCTAAGCTATCTTGTAGCACCAAGTCCGCAGAAAAATCGAGGCCTTTTCGTCCCTCAATTTCGGTGGGGGTCGCAACCCCATTATTCTGGCTACCGCCCCCTGTACCATACCCACCGTACGGTGAGCCTGGCATGCCCGACATACCGTAGGGCATGCCAGGAGGCATGCCAGGAGGCCCTCCTCCCATCCCATACGGAGAGCTGGACATAGGAGAGCTTGTCATGGGCCCCATGGATCCACCCGCTCCATACATGCCTTTCGGAGGGCCGTAGGAACCGAAGCCACCGTAGGCCTGATTCCCATTCTGGCCATTGGCAGCCTCCGGAGGATAGGGATGGGCCGGCATGGTGATATAGACGCTTTGAAACTTTGCCGTATCGTTGCGCAAAAATATCCACCAGCGGGCTAGTTCCATTTCGTTGGGGCAAAAGCCAGTAAGGTGCACAAGGTTATGATTTCTTGGATCTATTTCCATAGAATGGAGCAGAATGTAGGGGCTCGTATCCGATGCAACGGCCGTGTAGGCTTTCCACCATGAATCGTTGTATTTTTGAGCGCTCGCGATGAAGTCTTGTTTGCTCTTAATATCGGCGATACTACTGTTTACTTGCTGTACCTTCGACTGATAGTCCTGATATTGCGACTGCAAGTTATTGGCGTTATCAAGCTGTTGCTTTGCTTGGTCAAGCTGTCCCTTCAGGCCTATGTACCAAGCCACAAAAGCGATGATGACCGCAGCCACTAGGGCCGTTGCAAAGCCAAAGAACACAGGGCGTGCACGGCGCTCATGAACATAGGGTGGTAAAAGATCGATGCGCAGCATCTTCCAAAGCTTCTCCTACTACAGGCATTTCTTTAGGAACATACCCGTTTCCTGTGGGCACGAAACTACTTTTTCTTTCCTCGCTTGGCCGGTTCCGGCAGCAGGTCGTAAGCAGCAAGCCCCAAGCTCACGGCAAAAAGCGGGCCGACCTCGTCCATATCGTAGTTCTGTTTTTTGATACTTATCTGTACGTGGCGCAGTGGGTTCACTACCCGGGTCGAGATGCCGAGCTCGTGCTCGATGAACTCGGCCAGTTTCGGCAGACGCGCCATACCGCCGCACAGGAGAATTTCGTGGACGGGCGCATCGCCGCTACGGGATCGATAGAAGTCCAGAGAGCGTCGCAGCTCCTGGACAAGATCGGTCACATGGGGAGCTATCGCGTTAAATATCTGAATTTTTAGGGCGTCCTGAGGTTGCGGCGTCGCCTCGCCAAAAGCCGGCGGAACATCCGATGCTGGAGGCACAAACCCCGGTGCCTCCCCTTCCGTCTGTTGGGCGCTAAAATCGAAGGGAGTGGAGGGTGGGTTCAACTCCTGTGAGGGATTGGCTAAGCCGCCAGATGCCCCCCCAAGTTCGCCTGAGGAGGGTGCCAAGCCACCGGAACCACCTCCTAACTCCTCTGAAGAGGGCGCCAAGCCGCCTGATGGCGAAGAGAACTCAGTGGATTCTGTAGCGGCACCGGAAAAATCGAAAGGCATTCGCCCTGAAGGAGAGCTGATCGGCCCAGAGGCCGACATGGGCGGCGGCTCGGTGAAATCTATAAAGCCTCCCGACTCTCCAGGCAGCGCTCCTGAAACCCCAAAACCGGTCTGTGGCAGCTGCTCAAACATCACTTCGGCGAGGTCTCGTTTATACCGCTCCGCCGTATCCATATCTACCTGTAGGGCTTCGGCAATGGCACGGGTAAAGTTATCTCCTCCAACGGGCAGCGTACGCAGGAACGCAGGAAGATTATCGCGAAACACGCCGATATCCGTGGTGCCCGCCCCGATGTTTGCGATAAGAGCCGTATGTCCTGCCGACTGCGCTGGCTCGCCGATATCGAGCAGAGCGCGTCCCATGGCTAACGGCACCACATCTATAGCTTTGGGGTTAAGACCGGCGGCAAAAAGCACTTCAACATGCTGATCGATGAAGTCCTGCTGGGCTACGGCCAGCAGCACCTCTATGTTCTGCTGCGAGGGGTCAACTCCCTCCGGTCGCTCGATGCGGGCATAGTCCATGATCGTTTGGGCGGCAGCAAAAGGAATCTGGCGCTCTATCTCCCACTGCATCTGCGTGGCCAGCTCTTTATCGTCGGATACCGCCGGCACCTCAACGACTCGAACCACCACCGATGTATTGCTCGCCGCCGCACTGATCACCTGTTTTGTGCCGATGCCGGCATCGCGCAGCATCTGACGAATGGCCTGTCCTAGTCGTTGTGCATCGAGGATCACCCCGCCATCAAAAGTGTCGGGAGGCGTCGGCGCAATGGCCATGCCCGTTACCTCGACACGCCCACCTCCGCCGCGTGCCTCGACGACCTTAATATATTTCGACCCTATATCCAGCCCGAGATAGGCTCCAGCCATCTTAGACTACTCCCTGCTCAAATCCGTAATCTGCGGACACACTACCCCACTACGAGAGGCTTGCGACCTCGTCACGATCCTTCATTTATTAGATACGTCTTCAGCATTGTATCAGATTTGCCGCCGACTGTCAATACTGCTTCGCTTTGTTCATCTTCTTTTGTCGTGTCTCCCGCCAAAAAGGTTCAATTAGCGGAGTTCCACAACCTCCGTCGCATGCGGCCCTAGCGCTATTGGAAAGAGAAGCGCACCGTTTTGGTTTTGAAGAGGTATTTCCTTCTGAGCTAAACGTTCCACCGCCTTGCGCGCACCTGCCAACGAGGGAACCCGCGCGATAAACACATACACGCTGCCGTCTTGAGGGCGCGCCGTGGTGTTAGAGATGGTGAAGAAACGGTCGCCGTAGCGCTCGATTCTTAGCGAAGGATTATCTGCGATCGCCCAGGTAAGGGGTTGCCAACCCGCTGCGGACAGCTGTTGAAAAAGGGGAATATAGCGCTTGAACAGGTCGCGATCTCGATTGTACCACTTTGGCGTCTCCCAATAGGGGTGGGTGGATGCATCCGCACTGAACATACTTGGAAACAGATCGTAGAAGAGGCAACGCTGAAAATACTGCTCTACCATGCTGTGGTCGAAGCGGTCGAAGTTAGTGTCCATCAGCATAAGAAACGGCTTCTGATAGCAAAGAGTCCTGCGATAACAGAGGAGAGCGTCGGAATCAGGGAAGAAGCGCCCCTCATACAGCCAATTTACTTCTGAACCCATCACATCCAGCAGCGGTGCAAAAATGCAGAAGCGTTCCGGTGTACTATTGGCCATCAGCAGGCGCCCTCGGTTGTGCAAGTCCGCACTGATAAAACGAGTAAAGTCGTGTACCCAATACCACTGGGGCACACAGGGTTTTCGGAAGCCGCTATCAAACGTTAAAGGGTAAGGACACGCCTGCAGATCGGACAGCCGATAGTCGCACGTATCCGCCCAACTCTCCAAAGAATCCAGATAGATGCCATCAAGCCGACCGTTTTTTTGCGTGTTTTCCGCGCCAAAGAGACGATCGGCCCCCTCCACAGTATAGCTTAGCGAAGCCTTGGTGGGCTGCTCGGGCGTGGCCGGCAGACCGGGGCTAGGATTTAAGATGAAGAGCGCCCCATCGTTCCAAGGCACCTTACTGAACTGCACGTAGAAACGGCCATTCGAGTCTTGCACGCCGCTGTTCAGAACAGCCCGCGCCCACTCCTGCGGCGTTGGATCGTGCAACGCATCCAGAGGACGTGGTGGCATGGCCTCTTTCGCCCGCGCCTGAATCAAACTCATTGCCTCCTCATAGGTGCGCGGAAGGTTGTCGGCCATGGGCATCCAGTAAGAGGAGGGCTCGATATATCGAAAACAGAGGATGCCTGCTGCGTTATCCTGTTTTATGCTGTTGTCGCCCTCATGAAAAGCAAAGCCGAAATCCGGCCACCCCTCCACACTCTCCGGGGCGGTAAAAGGCATCCAGATGCCGTAAGGTTTGTGCTGTTCCGGATAGAAGAGGGCGTTGGCGCGATAAAACTGCATCGCCGCCTCTCGAAACGGCATGGTGGTCAACGCGAGCTCCCTCCCCCCTACCTGTTCCACGGGAAGGGGCGGCAGAGAGAACAGCTCACAGCGCACACGTGCCGTGTGGGTAGGCCAGACTTGGCTTTTACCGGTGAGGGCCACGTCCCACCCAATAACAAGAAGATGATGAGGGGCGTTATAGAAAATGCGAAACACGGCAGGCCATTGAATATCTTCCGCCATCATAAAACCGCCCGCCCGCCCCGCTACGCAGGCAAAGGGATAGCGTGAAAGCCCTCCGGTGGTACCTACCGATATCTGCACTTGGTTTTCGTACTCCTCATCGGCCTCCACAGGAAACGCACGCTGAATGTCTTCTCCCCACACAAGGTCAGACCCAGCGAAGGGAACCGTGAGATAGAGACTTAGGGCGCGGTCTTGGCCGGTCTTATCTATCAGGGTGCCGTCCACCCCGATTCCATTTCCTTTAGGGTAGAGCGCAATGCTGAACACAACATGCAAAGCGCTAACCACCCCATTGAAGTTCACTCCACCCGCCTGTCTTGGAGTAAAACGGCCCTCCAGCGGAATTAAAGGGCCGTCATTTCCAACATCGCGCAGTAGAAACCCGC of Chthonomonas calidirosea T49 contains these proteins:
- a CDS encoding DUF421 domain-containing protein, translated to MPKLISELLPVIEHTVVIYLFLMIALRIAGRHQIGQLSVIDLVVLILLGSAVETAMVNGDTSLAAGLVCSATLLLLNRLAAWIVHRIAPLNREINGDPITLVNQGRFVEENLRRVGLTHEDILQALRARGIADVSEAKYAIMEVNGSITVIPRHAKVHRSSRTPKETT
- a CDS encoding type II secretion system protein GspD yields the protein MSLHRQVRPRITLSVAAVLGATFLCGGGCIVKAQSVPNDDGASTQVTLPPGSDTESRITFQVQNVTLESAVNLLEKETGLQVVLTTDPERPFSPVNVSLVKQPIDVIMKAIAQSAGADLWVEDGIYHIGPKGSAPKPKKEETTQPVLPPQPEEKHIVKIKLQYTAPSTILRILGINNPDEPDFLEYVRRLGLKYLLHQEMPDYSSPVPSGNRPVFITPYGPAVSVGPSAPIQGYNGTADFTPPAVSNMPLTSDQSAHRSDDSDFFGRGQGFPGGGFPGGGFPGGGQFGPGGQFGAGGQAPGAPGAPGAPGAGGQIGTGGNLSNLLPNGMTPGDISALDADNSLLVRGTPAQIQELRQLIRLLDVKPKQILISAQFVTVTENALNAFGINWSLAKGQFISGANLNFSASNTAFIQYAAGNVQTQLSWILTQGQGKVLTSPTASTLNGVPAVFENVQEVPVITQTPVIGPNGTVVVTTSYTLFPVTVELIVTPYINNDNSITLLGQLVSSNILGSVTNPAGGSIPIIGFQQAIVTRIVYNGQSMVINGLTNKQDNTSISKVPLLGDLPLIGTLFRSRSTTNNDSDLLVFITPKIIPDNPPAIQALNGAVPTEQGGAATGGAGGLLP
- a CDS encoding DUF421 domain-containing protein, giving the protein MIKWLVDVFSHPDLYGCLVIAGKTTVIYFFLVIGLRLMGKRELGQMNIYDLVLIIVLANAVQNAMVGNDNSLLGGIVAATTLLFWNRLFTLLMARSAKLEHHLVGEPTLLVNDGEFVEGHLKREGITHEQVMAALREHGIESLEEVHMAVLEVDGTISVVPNRSVVHKTRRHYKALRLP
- a CDS encoding PilN domain-containing protein — encoded protein: MLRIDLLPPYVHERRARPVFFGFATALVAAVIIAFVAWYIGLKGQLDQAKQQLDNANNLQSQYQDYQSKVQQVNSSIADIKSKQDFIASAQKYNDSWWKAYTAVASDTSPYILLHSMEIDPRNHNLVHLTGFCPNEMELARWWIFLRNDTAKFQSVYITMPAHPYPPEAANGQNGNQAYGGFGSYGPPKGMYGAGGSMGPMTSSPMSSSPYGMGGGPPGMPPGMPYGMSGMPGSPYGGYGTGGGSQNNGVATPTEIEGRKGLDFSADLVLQDSLAPPATPPTWPPAAQAGGAGAAGFGGYGMPPGMPGMPGFGPGGPMGSQPPTGSRPGGGATAPGSSD
- a CDS encoding STN domain-containing protein, whose protein sequence is MLAKKWTIVALSGLLALGLATVPAHCYAQGDQGGTTTGAAADQNANKPVTLDLEDVDLYTALKLLFRQTGADYTLDPNLRGIRVTLHLRDKPFTTALDALLRAAGDNPPLTYTYQDGIYSIIPKVENENTSTTTETTTEENNPTGYQLPVKLQGASDFIMSSDFFAGLFGARSFSALGYSVQPGLVMRPNPVGGGGFGGGFGGGLGGFGGGMMGGFGGLGGFGGGLGGFGGGMMGGFGGLGGFGGIGGGLGGFGGGGFGGIGGGGYIP
- the pilM gene encoding type IV pilus assembly protein PilM, which produces MAGAYLGLDIGSKYIKVVEARGGGGRVEVTGMAIAPTPPDTFDGGVILDAQRLGQAIRQMLRDAGIGTKQVISAAASNTSVVVRVVEVPAVSDDKELATQMQWEIERQIPFAAAQTIMDYARIERPEGVDPSQQNIEVLLAVAQQDFIDQHVEVLFAAGLNPKAIDVVPLAMGRALLDIGEPAQSAGHTALIANIGAGTTDIGVFRDNLPAFLRTLPVGGDNFTRAIAEALQVDMDTAERYKRDLAEVMFEQLPQTGFGVSGALPGESGGFIDFTEPPPMSASGPISSPSGRMPFDFSGAATESTEFSSPSGGLAPSSEELGGGSGGLAPSSGELGGASGGLANPSQELNPPSTPFDFSAQQTEGEAPGFVPPASDVPPAFGEATPQPQDALKIQIFNAIAPHVTDLVQELRRSLDFYRSRSGDAPVHEILLCGGMARLPKLAEFIEHELGISTRVVNPLRHVQISIKKQNYDMDEVGPLFAVSLGLAAYDLLPEPAKRGKKK